A portion of the Cryptomeria japonica chromosome 5, Sugi_1.0, whole genome shotgun sequence genome contains these proteins:
- the LOC131076455 gene encoding secreted RxLR effector protein 161-like, with protein sequence MEGSNLVSTPMVTGYKLSVNDESPNVNQTYYMSMVGNLLYVTATRPDIMQAVGYVVRFQAFLKETHVQAVKRIFKYHKGTMSFGLWYPRCQYFTLTTYTSVDWGGSLDDRKRTSGGALFVGGCLVSWLNKKQASISLSTTKAEYIAVVSCCI encoded by the coding sequence ATGGAAGGTAGTAATCTTGTAAGTACCCCTATGGTAACAGGATATAAATTGAGTGTtaatgatgaatctcctaatgtCAATCAAACATATTACATGTCTATGGTAGGCAATTTATTATATGTTACAgctactagacctgatattatgcagGCAGTTGGTTATGTTGTAAGGTTTCAGGCTTTTCTTAAAGAAACACATGTACAAgcagtgaagaggattttcaaGTATCATAAGGGTACAATGagttttggtttatggtatcctagatgtCAATATTTTACACTAACAACCTACACTAGTGTAGATTGGGGAGGCTCactagatgatagaaagagaacgaGTGGAGGTGCTTTGTTTGTTGGTGGTTGTCTTGTTTCTTGGCTTAACAAAAAGCAGGCTTCTATTTCATTATCCACAACTAAAGCAGAGTATATTGCAGTTGTATCATGTTGTATTTAG